The following proteins are co-located in the Heteronotia binoei isolate CCM8104 ecotype False Entrance Well chromosome 8, APGP_CSIRO_Hbin_v1, whole genome shotgun sequence genome:
- the TCF20 gene encoding transcription factor 20 isoform X3: MQSFREQSSYHGNQQNYPQEVHGASRLEEFSTRQQAQMFQSFGGGGSSSSSSSGRRGAAVSSASMAGESSGHQNYQGFRKEAGEFYYMASSKDPVSAGGQQLPQRRPSGPVQSYGPPQGSNFGSQYGSEGHVSQFQTQHSSLSGVTHYQQDYTGPFSPGSAQYQQQTSNQQQQQVQQMRQQLYQSHQPLSQASSQSASSTSHLQSMQRPSALPSSSSGYQLRVGQYGQHYQPPASSSSSFSSPQRFGQTGQNFDSSYSVNAGSQYEGHPVGSSAQAYGTQSNYNFQTQPMKNFEQSKLPQGGQQAQGQTQAQQQPPSQHVMQYSNTTAKMSLQSQVGQYNQADVPVRSPMQFHQNFSPISNPSPAASVVQSPSCSSTPSPLMQGGENLQCGQSNMPVASRNRILQMMPQLSPTPSMMPSPNAQGGGFKGFGLEGLQEKRLTDPGLSSLSALSSQVANLPNTVQHMLLSDALAPQKKSSKRSSSSKKADSCTNSEGSSQPEEQLKSPLAESIDGGCSSSSEDQGERVRQLSGQSTSSDTTYKGGNLERSHSSPAQACQNEPAKLSASPADEEEEASPPDEKETLVAVETTPKVNEKAVGVIVSREAMTGRVEKSSSQDKSQQDDVPIGAQALPSASGVKEQSHMGPQQEPQGGGSKGSKTGDSNTNHNGDGNSQPGHAVIGSSFSGRTEPSKSPGSLRYSYKDSIGVSVQRNTGNFPQYPLGQDKGDFPGHSERKGRSEKFPSLLQEVLQGYHHHPDRRYSRNAQDHHGITGSLEGTMRPNVLISQANELSSRGLLNKSIGSLLENPHWGPWDRKSSSTASEIKQINLADYSVPRKFEMESQSSGHEGGGLSERRSVICDISPLRQIARDPGPHSVGHMGADGRSGRSDRLTPGVGQSVILPGGLVSMETKLKTHSGQIKEEEFEQSKTSASMNNKKSGDHCHLASFKHESYRGNASPGAAALDSVSDYMLQQESRSAQLRRGPGRMGSSREGMRGKSPSQFHDLADKLKMSPGRSRGPGTDLHHLNPHMVLSDRVNRSSLHSPFPPNSESSSLASAYHSNTRPHAFGDPNQVLNSQYHYKRQLYQQQQEEYKDWSSSSAQGVIAAAQHRQESARKSPRQQQFLDKVRSPLKNDKDGMMYLQSGSYHDTGSQEAGRCLLGNDGTLQNKCAEIKHMNQKIQQHESGWDLSRQVAPAKNSGSLGAASQKRFGPQDGDTHRRDDAGDVLKSGNAMVRIPGQEDQSPQNPLIMRRRVRSFISPIPSKRQLQDMKNSGTDDKGRMLQSSKDGTDRAFNSYAHSSQDAGKSLPKGESSRNLSAPDNRNCSAVSLTSPAKTKILPPRKGRGLKLEAIVQKITSPNVRRSASSNCAETGGDAVTLDDILSLKSGPPEGGNVASHGMEAENIKEEIVLDQESQELTSEVTVSSEEWHGDGDELVKKESLELAGVGKEGCMSTVVPTPSQKSVGQGRTDGSLTAVGSLSVSESKTVSPSSVLTPESNPKIEEKDGDAVIVTPKPDPFPPKGYFPSGKKKGRPIGSVNKQKKQQQQPLPSVPVTPQPLEAVEDGEPKPKRQRRERRKTTAQPRKRKPRRAAPIVEPQEPEIKLKYATQPVDKTDTKNKSFFPYIHVVNKCEIGAVCTIINAEEEEQNKLVRGRKGQRSSTPPPSNVESKVLPTSSFMLQGPVVTESSVMGQLVCCLCGKWASYRNMGDLFGPFYPQDYAATLPKNPPPKRATEMQNKVKVRHKSASNGSKTDTEEDEEEQQQQKEQRSLPAHPRFKRRHRSEDCTGASRSLSRGAACKKATTEGGSVGEKTPSDSKPSMSISEGGPELELQIPELPLDSNEFWVHEGCILWANGIYLVCGRLYGLQGAVEIAKEMKCSHCQEAGATLGCYNKGCSFRYHYPCAIDADCLLNEENFSVRCPKHKVRLLR, translated from the coding sequence ATGCAGTCCTTTCGGGAGCAGAGCAGTTACCACGGAAACCAGCAGAACTATCCACAGGAAGTGCATGGTGCATCTCGGCTAGAGGAATTTAGCACCCGTCAGCAGGCTCAGATGTTCCAAAGCTttggagggggtggcagcagcagcagcagcagcagtgggcgCCGTGGAGCAGCAGTCAGCTCGGCTTCAATGGCTGGGGAGAGCTCTGGACATCAGAATTATCAAGGTTTCAGAAAGGAAGCAGGTGAATTCTACTATATGGCCTCAAGTAAGGATCCTGTGTCAGCTGGAGGACAGCAACTTCCACAGCGTAGACCTTCTGGGCCAGTGCAGAGTTATGGACCGCCCCAAGGTAGCAACTTTGGGAGTCAGTATGGAAGCGAGGGTCATGTGAGTCAGTTTCaaacacaacactcctccctTAGTGGGGTGACTCACTACCAGCAGGATTACACTGGTCCTTTCTCCCCTGGAAGTGCTCAGTACCAACAACAGACTTCTAACCAGCAGCAACAACAAGTGCAGCAGATGAGACAACAGCTCTACCAATCACATCAGCCTTTATCACAGGCTTCCAGCCAGTCTGCATCCAGCACATCTCATTTGCAGTCAATGCAGCGCCCTTCAGctctgccttcttcttcttctggttatCAGTTACGTGTGGGTCAGTATGGCCAACACTATCAACCTcctgcttcttcctcttcttcattttcttctcctcAGCGTTTTGGCCAAACTGGGCAGAACTTTGACAGTAGTTACAGTGTAAATGCTGGCTCACAGTATGAAGGACATCCTGTGGGTTCAAGTGCACAAGCTTATGGGACTCAATCAAATTACAACTTTCAGACACAGCCAATGAAGAACTTTGAGCAGTCAAAGTTGCCCCAAGGAGGTCAGCAGGCACAAGGGCAGACACAGGCACAGCAACAGCCTCCCTCACAGCATGTTATGCAGTACTCAAATACTACCGCCAAGATGTCTCTTCAGAGTCAAGTGGGGCAATACAACCAAGCTGATGTCCCTGTGAGATCACCCATGCAGTTCCATCAAAATTTCAGTCCTATATCTAACCCTTCGCCAGCTGCCTCTGTGGTCCAGTCTCCGAGCTGCAGCTCAACACCATCTCCTCTTATGCAAGGTGGAGAGAATCTTCAGTGTGGACAAAGTAACATGCCTGTGGCTTCTAGAAACCGCATTTTACAGATGATGCCTCAGCTTAGTCCAACACCATCTATGATGCCAAGCCCCAATGCTCAGGGTGGAGGATTCAAGGGTTTTGGTCTTGAAGGATTGCAGGAGAAGAGGCTTACAGATCCAGGACTAAGCAGCCTAAGTGCCCTAAGTAGTCAAGTGGCTAATCTTCCCAATACAGTCCAGCACATGTTACTCTCTGATGCTTTGGCACCTCAAAAGAAGAGCTCCAAAAGATCTTCATCATCTAAAAAAGCTGATAGCTGCACAAACTCAGAAGGTTCCTCCCAGCCTGAAGAGCAACTCAAATCTCCTTTAGCAGAGTCTATTGATGGTGGGTGCTCCAGCAGTTCAGAGGATCAGGGTGAGAGAGTGAGGCAGTTGAGTGGTCAAAGCACCAGTTCTGACACTACTTACAAAGGGGGTAACTTGGAGAGATCCCACTCCTCGCCGGCACAAGCATGTCAAAATGAGCCTGCAAAGCTCAGTGCCAGCCCTGCagatgaggaagaagaggccTCCCCACCTGATGAAAAAGAGACTCTGGTAGCTGTGGAGACCACTCCAAAGGTCAATGAAAAGGCAGTTGGTGTGATAGTGTCTCGGGAGGCTATGACAGGAAGAGTAGAAAAGTCAAGTAGTCAGGATAAATCTCAACAAGACGATGTTCCTATAGGTGCTCAAGCACTTCCTTCTGCCAGTGGGGTGAAGGAGCAAAGTCATATGGGGCCACAGCAAGAGCCACAAGGAGGAGGGAGTAAAGGGAGCAAGACTGGGGACAGCAACACGAACCACAATGGGGATGGGAACAGCCAACCTGGTCATGCTGTCATTGGCTCCAGTTTTTCTGGCAGAACAGAGCCCTCTAAATCCCCTGGTAGTTTAAGGTATAGTTACAAAGATAGTATAGGGGTTAGTGTGCAGAGAAATACCGGCAACTTCCCTCAGTATCCTTTAGGGCAGGATAAAGGGGATTTTCCAGGGCATAGTGAACGAAAGGGACGGAGTGAAAAATTTCCCAGTCTGTTGCAGGAAGTTTTGCAGGGATATCACCATCACCCTGACAGAAGATATTCTAGAAATGCACAGGATCATCATGGAATAACTGGAAGTCTTGAAGGTACTATGCGACCAAATGTTCTGATTAGTCAAGCCAATGAATTAAGCAGTAGAGGTCTTTTAAACAAAAGCATAGGATCCCTCTTGGAAAATCCACACTGGGGCCCCTGGGATAGAAAGTCAAGTAGTACAGCATCTGAGATTAAACAAATAAATCTGGCTGATTATTCTGTGCCTAGAAAGTTTGAGATGGAATCCCAGTCTTCAGGTCACGAAGGAGGAGGTCTCTCTGAGAGAAGATCAGTCATTTGTGATATATCTCCTCTGAGGCAAATTGCTAGAGACCCAGGGCCTCATTCTGTTGGGCACATGGGTGCTGATGGCAGGAGTGGAAGGAGTGACCGTCTAACTCCTGGTGTAGGTCAGTCCGTTATACTACCTGGTGGCCTAGTGTCCATGGAAACTAAGTTGAAGACTCACAGTGGGCAGATCAAAGAAGAGGAATTTGAACAGTCCAAGACCTCTGCCAGCATGAACAATAAAAAATCAGGAGACCACTGTCATCTTGCCAGTTTTAAGCATGAGTCTTACCGAGGGAATGCTAGCCCTGGAGCTGCAGCTCTTGATTCTGTATCAGACTACATGTTGCAACAGGAAAGTCGATCAGCACAACTGAGGCGAGGACCTGGCAGAATGGGGAGTAGCCGCGAGGGAATGAGGGGTAAATCACCATCTCAGTTCCATGATCTGGCAGACAAACTGAAGATGTCACCAGGTAGAAGCAGGggtccagggacagatcttcacCATCTGAATCCTCACATGGTACTTTCTGACAGAGTCAATCGGAGTTCCTTgcactctcctttcccccctaatTCTGAAAGTTCATCTTTGGCTTCAGCATATCATTCTAACACTCGTCCTCATGCTTTTGGTGATCCTAACCAGGTGCTGAATTCTCAGTACCACTATAAAAGGCAGCTATACCAACAACAGCAAGAAGAATACAAAGACTGGAGTAGCAGCTCTGCCCAGGGGGTGATTGCAGCAGCTCAGCATAGGCAGGAGTCAGCGAGAAAGAGCCCAAGGCAGCAGCAATTCTTGGACAAAGTAAGGAgtcctttaaaaaatgacaaagATGGAATGATGTATCTCCAGTCTGGCTCCTACCATGATACAGGAAGCCAAGAAGCTGGCCGTTGTTTGTTGGGAAATGATGGCACTCTTCAGAATAAGTGTGCTGAAATTAAACATATGAACCAGAAGATTCAGCAACATGAATCTGGTTGGGATCTCTCTCGTCAGGTGGCTCCAGCGAAAAACAGTGGATCTTTAGGGGCGGCCAGTCAGAAGAGATTTGGTCCTCAAGATGGTGATACACATAGACGTGATGATGCTGGAGATGTACTTAAATCTGGTAACGCCATGGTAAGGATCCCTGGCCAAGAAGATCAGTCTCCTCAAAACCCTTTAATCATGAGGAGGAGAGTCCGGTCTTTCATTTCACCTATTCCAAGCAAGAGGCAGTTGCAGGACATGAAGAATAGTGGCACTGATGACAAAGGGCGAATGCTTCAATCATCAAAGGATGGAACTGACAGAGCATTCAACTCCTATGCCCACTCATCCCAGGATGCTGGGAAGTCACTCCCAAAAGGAGAATCTTCAAGGAACCTTTCAGCTCCTGATAATAGAAACTGCTCTGCTGTTTCCCTCACAAGCCCTGCTAAAACAAAAATTCTGCCTCCACGGAAGGGACGTGGATTAAAATTGGAAGCTATTGTTCAAAAAATTACATCTCCCAACGTTCGGAGGAGTGCTTCTTCAAACTGTGCTGAAACTGGTGGAGATGCTGTCACTCTTGATGACATTCTATCCCTGAAAAGTGGTCCCCCTGAAGGTGGGAATGTTGCCAGTCATGGGATGGAAGCAGAAAACATAAAAGAAGAAATTGTGTTAGATCAAGAGAGCCAAGAACTGACAAGCGAAGTAACAGTATCTTCTGAAGAGTGGCATGGTGATGGAGATGAGTTAGTGAAAAAAGAGTCCTTGGAACTTGCTGGTGTTGGCAAAGAGGGCTGCATGTCTACTGTGGTCCCAACGCCATCACAAAAATCTGTTGGTCAAGGAAGAACAGATGGATCCTTAACTGCAGTAGGATCTTTGAGCGTTTCTGAATCAAAAACAGTATCCCCATCCAGTGTCTTAACTCCTGAATCAAATCCAAAGATTGAAGAGAAAGATGGAGATGCTGTAATCGTGACACCAAAACCAGATCCCTTCCCTCCAAAAGGGTATTTTCCTTCTGGTAAGAAGAAGGGGAGGCCTATTGGTAGTGTgaataaacagaaaaaacagcaacaacagccACTTCCATCAGTACCAGTTACACCTCAGCCATTGGAGGCAGTGGAAGATGGGGAACCGAAGCCTAAGAGACAgcggagggagaggagaaaaacCACAGCGCAGCCACGGAAACGGAAACCAAGACGAGCTGCTCCAATTGTGGAACCTCAGGAACCAGAAATCAAGCTGAAATATGCCACCCAGCCTGTTGATAAAACTGATACCAAGAATAAGTCTTTCTTCCCCTATATTCATGTTGTAAACAAATGTGAGATAGGTGCTGTGTGCACAATAATTAATGCAGAGGAAGAGGAGCAGAATAAACTGGTAAGGGGCCGAAAGGGACAGAGGTCATCAACACCTCCTCCCAGCAATGTTGAGAGTAAAGTATTGCCTACATCCTCTTTCATGCTGCAGGGCCCTGTTGTCACAGAATCTTCTGTTATGGGCCAACTGGTCTGCTGCCTGTGTGGCAAGTGGGCCAGCTATCGCAACATGGGTGACCTCTTCGGACCTTTCTATCCCCAGGATTATGCAGCCACGCTGCCCAAAAACCCCCCTCCCAAGAGGGCCACAGAAATGCAGAATAAGGTCAAGGTACGGCATAAAAGTGCTTCTAATGGTTCCAAGACAGATACTGAGGAAGATGAGGAagagcagcagcaacaaaaagaGCAGAGAAGCCTGCCTGCCCATCCTCGTTTTAAGAGACGGCATCGCTCTGAGGACTGTACCGGAGCCTCTCGGTCCCTTTCAAGAGGTGCTGCTTGTAAAAAAGCAACCACTGAGGGTGGCAGTGTTGGTGAAAAAACTCCTTCAGACTCTAAACCCTCCATGTCCATTTCTGAAGGTGGCCCTGAATTGGAGTTACAAATTCCTGAACTACCTCTTGACAGCAATGAATTTTGGGTCCATGAGGGCTGTATTCTCTGGGCCAATGGGATTTACCTGGTCTGTGGCAGACTTTATGGGCTGCAGGGAGCTGTGGAAATAGCAAAGGAGATG